The nucleotide window ACGCTGTTCATCATGCTGGTGGTGTCGGCGATCTTCCTGCCGATCATCTTTGCCTACACGGCCTGGGTCTACAAGGTTCTGTGGGGCAAGGTCGACGAGAAATCCATCACCGACAAGAACAGCCACGCATACTGAGGGAGACGAAACAATGTGGTATTTCGCATGGATCCTCGGCCTGCCGCTGGCAGCCGCCTTCGCCGTCCTCAATGCCATGTGGTACGAGCTGATGGATGACGCAGCCAGGAAGAAGGCGTCCGAGACGCGTAAGTAGAAAGGGGCTCCGTGGGCATTTCTACAATACCCGCTAAGGGAATTGAAGTTGTTTGGATTGAAGCGGTTCGCACGGACTTGGCTTTAAACGTTCGAGGGGTCGGCCATTTCGTTCCAGAGATAGTCGCCGGTGTGCGTGATATGGGCTCATGGGAGCAGTGCGACCGGCAAAACCATACTCTGGCCTCGGACGTAATCGACAGCGCGGCTACGCAAGTGCACGAAGGTTGCGGGGCTAGGCGGCGCCGCCCGGCAGGTGCCTCCGTAACCACACGATTGCGGCCGGAGGTCTTAAGGAGGCAGAGCGCCCTGTCCGTCCGCTGCCCACAACCTCCAAAATATGATAGCCCGCGGCACCCGGAAAAGGGGATCTGTGCTCTCAAACCAACATCGACTGCTGGGCGGAGATACCTGCCGTCGCGCCTTGCGATATTGCCGTGGTGACCGAGTTCATGGCTGGGTTTGCGAGATCGCCGGCGGCGTAGATGCCCGGCATGCTGGTTTCGCGGCGCTCGTCGACCTTGAGGGCGATGCCGAAGGGCGTATTGACCGTGGCGAGGCCCAGTGATTCATGCAGGCTTGCGGACGGCTTGTTGCGCGGATGCGCGAACAGGATATCGACCCCGGCATTGCGGCCGCTCTCGAGATTAACGGTGGTGATATGGCCCCCGTGATGCGCGATTTCGGCGATCCGGCCATCAACGACAGGTATGTTGCGGCGCGCCAGATCGGCGCGGATATCGGGTGCAATGTCGTGACCATCGGCGAAGACCGTCAACGTGTCGGTCCAATCCTGGTATAGCCTGACATAATTGTGCGACGGCGGACCGGACCAGACGAGGCCCCAATGCTGGTCGGCGACTTCAAAGCCATCGCAATAGGGGCAGGGCACGATGGACGTGCCCCAGCTTTCGGCAAAACCGGGAACATCAGGCATCTGGTCGGCAACGCCGTAGCTCAGGATCAGGCGGCGCGCTCCAAGATTTTCGCCATCGCCAGTGAGGACGGAGAAGTCGTCGATGGCGCCGGAGATGCTCTCGGCTCGGGCATTGACCAGCTTGACCGTAGGATAACGCGCCAACTGCTGCCGCGCCTCGGCCAGGATGTCCAGCGGCGGCTTGTGATCGTGGCCGAGCAGACCATGCGAGTGGCCGGCGAAACGATTGCGCGGCAGGCCGGTATCGAGAATGGTGGCCTTGCGGCGGGCACGGCCGAGCTGCAGGGCAGCGGCGAGACCGGCAAAGCTGCCGCCGATGATGATGACGTCATCCATGGTGATAAGCTCCGTGCTGTTGAGAGAGTGTGATTGGCTGAGCCTTGGCGCGTCTCGTCCACCGATATGCATCGATATGGCCAAGCGGCTTAGAGAAACTCGATCTGGGGGACAGGATAAAATCCGCTCTTTGGCTTGCATATTTCTGATACTGCATGGTATCGTAAACATGAATAACGATACTGTCAAGGATCTTAATAATCGTGACCGAAAATAGTCGAGGCCGGCGCGGCAGGCCAGCCAACGAGGCGCTTGGCCAAACGATAGTCGATGCAGCATACGAACTCTTTGTTGAATTGGGTTTTCAAGCGACGACCTTGGACAAGGTCACCCAGCGCGCGAAGATATCCAAGCTCAGCATCTATCGGCACTTCGAGAGCAAGGAGGCGCTGTTCAGCGCGGCCGTCGCCGCCCGCTGCCATCAGTTTGCACCACAAGCCCTTTTTGAAGGCGTCGACGGTTCGGCCGAAGATCAACTCATGGCGGTGGGATCATCCCTGCTTCGCACGCTGTTGAGCTCGGACGTCCGCAGTGTCGAAGCCATGGTCATGGCCGACAAGACGAATCAAAAGTCGTTGAGCAAGCTCTATTACGAAGCCGGCCCCGCCCATGTCATCGCCCAAATCGAGGCCCTGTTGCGTCAGTTGCACGCGAAGGCGGTTCTGAACGTGCCCGATCCTCTTCAGTCCGCCCGCTTGTTTGGCGCGCTTATCAAAGGATCCGATCTCCTGATTATTGCGCGCTTCGATCAGGCAAGAGCAGAGGACGACAACGAAATCGAATCCTATTGCCGGTCGGCCGTCGCCATGTTCATCGCCGCGCACCGTGGCAGCGACCACGCGGGCGGATAGCCTAGTCAAGAATGGATCGGAACAAGGATATGGCATGGCAGAGGAAAATGTTTATCAGGTAGCTGACTGGAATGGCCAAAGCGGGGAGCGCTGGGTCGCTTACCAGGCCCGGCTCGATGCCATGATGGCGGTGTTCGGCCAGGCCGCGATCGAAGCCGCCGCGCCCGCCACGGGTGAGCGCGTGCTGGACGTCGGCTGCGGCGCGGGGGCGTCTAGCCTGGATTTGGCCGCCCGCGTCGGCGCCGGGGGCCAAGTGCTGGGCGTAGACATATCCGAGCCGCTGATCGGCAGAGCGCGCGTATTAGCTCCGCAGGATACGCCGGTCTTGTTCCAGGTGGCCGACGCCAGCAGCACCGAGTTGCCCGAGGGCGCGTTCGACATCCTGTTCTCGCGCTTCGGAGTGATGTTCTTTGACGATCCGACAGCGGCATTCGCTCATATGCGCCGTGCGCTCAAGCCGGGCGCGCGGGTCGCTTTCGTCTGCTGGCGCGGCATGGCCGAGAACGATTGGGTGCGCTTGCCGATGGGCGCGATCAAGGGCATCGTCCCGCCGACCGCGCCGCCTGATTCCGAAGCGCCCGGCCCATTCTCGCTTGGCGATCCGGGGCGCGTGGCGCGTATCCTGACGGCGGCCGGCTTCATCGATATTGCTATCGCGCCATTCGATGCCTCCATCCCGTTCGGCGAGGGGGGGACGCGGGACGCGGCGATCGACGACGCGGTGGAGATGACACTCGAGGTCGGCCCGCTGTCGCGCGCTCTCGCTGGTCAACCCGACGGCATCCGGGCCCGCGCCTCGGCCGCGGTTCGTGCCGCCTTCGCGGGCTGCCCCGGTGAGCGGTCGGTGATGATCGACGCCGCGGCGTGGATCGTCACCGCGCGCAATCCGGCAAGCTGACCAGGATTAACAGGGATATACGCCCCGTCTCGATGGCTCGGCGTCGGCCGTGACGCGATCGAAAAAGGGCGCGGCTCGAACCGCGCCCTTTTTATTGGGTCAGCCTTCCAGCCATTTCACCTGATCGGGTGTCAGTCGGATGTCGAGCGCCGAAAGACTGTCTTCCAACTCGGCGACTGTACGCGGTCCGATCAGCGGAATGACCGGGAAAGGCTGGGCGATCACATAGGCGAGCGCGATGTGGATCGGATTGCGGCCGAGCTTGTTGGCGAGCTCGATGGCGCGGTCGCGGCGTCCGAAATTGCGCTCGGAATACCAGACCCGCACGATCTCCTCGTCGTCCCGCTTGTCGCGGCCGGCGCGGTCGGTGAAGAAGCCGCGGCCCTGGCTCGACCAAGCAAAGTTCGGGATCTGCTTCTCGTTCAGCCACGTCTTCCAATCGTCGTCAGAGGCGGCGACGCAGCCGGCCCAAATCGGATCCAGCATCTCGGCAAGCGAGAAGTTGTTGGAGAGTGCTGCCGGCGCTGCCTTGCCGGTCTTTTCGGCATAGGCGATCGCCTCGTCGAAACGCGCCCGCGTCCAGTTCGATCCGCCGAAGATGCCGCGGATGCGGCCGCGCTTGACCTCGGCATCCATGGCATCGACGAACTCGCCGACGGGCACGTCTGTATTGTCGCGATGCATGAAATAGATGTCGACATAATCGGTCTTCAGCCGGGCGAGAGACTGGTCGAGCTGCTTGGCGATCATGTCGGGATAGCAGAGCGGCGAATGCGCGCCCTTGCCGATCAGCACGATCTCCTCGCGCGGCACTTTTCGGCTCGTGTGCCAGTCGCCGAAGATCGCTTCCGTCTTGCCGGCGCCATAGACATAGGCCGTGTCGAAGGCATTGCCGCCGGCCTCGTAGAAGGCGTCGAGCGTCAGCGAGGCGGCGGCAAAGTTCGGGAAGAATTCGAAGCCGAGCGTCACCACCGAGGCCGGCTTGGAAATGCCGGGTATCTCACGCCGCGGAATGCTGCTGCCGTGCGTGACCGTGCCGCCGGCAATGTTGGTCGTGCGCTTTGCCGCTTTCTCGACGCCGTATTCCAGGCCGACCGAGGCGCGCCACTGGTCGAGCACGCGCAGGTTGGCGATCGAATCCGCCCAGCTCATGCCGGGAGAGCTGAACTCGGTTTTGCCGGCGCGGATGGCATCGCCCGCCGCGTCCGCCTCGAAGGAATAGAGCCAGCGATCTTCCTTGACCTCGACCGTCTCCTGTTTGCCGCCCTTGAAGATTTCGATCTTGCCGACGCCGCCCTTATGGCCCGAGGCGAACCAGAAGTCGGCGACTTCGATCCGACCCTCGGAGCCGATGATGCGCAGCACATTGTCCTGTTGCGCCATGATCGAGCAGGAGACTTCGGCGATGATCTCGTTCGGGAATTTGAGCACGGCGGAGGCCCATTCATCGACGCCACTCTCACCGAGATGGGCGACGCCCGAAACCTTCTCCGGGTCGAGGAAGGC belongs to Rhizobium acidisoli and includes:
- the cydX gene encoding cytochrome bd-I oxidase subunit CydX, which produces MWYFAWILGLPLAAAFAVLNAMWYELMDDAARKKASETRK
- a CDS encoding class I SAM-dependent methyltransferase, which codes for MAEENVYQVADWNGQSGERWVAYQARLDAMMAVFGQAAIEAAAPATGERVLDVGCGAGASSLDLAARVGAGGQVLGVDISEPLIGRARVLAPQDTPVLFQVADASSTELPEGAFDILFSRFGVMFFDDPTAAFAHMRRALKPGARVAFVCWRGMAENDWVRLPMGAIKGIVPPTAPPDSEAPGPFSLGDPGRVARILTAAGFIDIAIAPFDASIPFGEGGTRDAAIDDAVEMTLEVGPLSRALAGQPDGIRARASAAVRAAFAGCPGERSVMIDAAAWIVTARNPAS
- a CDS encoding aldo/keto reductase, producing the protein MTSDQPIRWGIIGPGTIARTFADGVAHSRTGKLVAIATRNPSKPGLSENFPGARIVEGYEALLSDPEVDAVYISVPHTGHAEWAIKAARAGKHILVEKPIALSAYDAEAVYYEAKKAGVFAGEAFMYRVHPQTEKLVELIKSGVIGTVRIIRSSFGFNMGSYRPEHRLFANDTAGGGILDVGGYPVSMARLIAGAADGKAFLDPEKVSGVAHLGESGVDEWASAVLKFPNEIIAEVSCSIMAQQDNVLRIIGSEGRIEVADFWFASGHKGGVGKIEIFKGGKQETVEVKEDRWLYSFEADAAGDAIRAGKTEFSSPGMSWADSIANLRVLDQWRASVGLEYGVEKAAKRTTNIAGGTVTHGSSIPRREIPGISKPASVVTLGFEFFPNFAAASLTLDAFYEAGGNAFDTAYVYGAGKTEAIFGDWHTSRKVPREEIVLIGKGAHSPLCYPDMIAKQLDQSLARLKTDYVDIYFMHRDNTDVPVGEFVDAMDAEVKRGRIRGIFGGSNWTRARFDEAIAYAEKTGKAAPAALSNNFSLAEMLDPIWAGCVAASDDDWKTWLNEKQIPNFAWSSQGRGFFTDRAGRDKRDDEEIVRVWYSERNFGRRDRAIELANKLGRNPIHIALAYVIAQPFPVIPLIGPRTVAELEDSLSALDIRLTPDQVKWLEG
- a CDS encoding TetR/AcrR family transcriptional regulator — encoded protein: MTENSRGRRGRPANEALGQTIVDAAYELFVELGFQATTLDKVTQRAKISKLSIYRHFESKEALFSAAVAARCHQFAPQALFEGVDGSAEDQLMAVGSSLLRTLLSSDVRSVEAMVMADKTNQKSLSKLYYEAGPAHVIAQIEALLRQLHAKAVLNVPDPLQSARLFGALIKGSDLLIIARFDQARAEDDNEIESYCRSAVAMFIAAHRGSDHAGG
- a CDS encoding NAD(P)/FAD-dependent oxidoreductase — protein: MDDVIIIGGSFAGLAAALQLGRARRKATILDTGLPRNRFAGHSHGLLGHDHKPPLDILAEARQQLARYPTVKLVNARAESISGAIDDFSVLTGDGENLGARRLILSYGVADQMPDVPGFAESWGTSIVPCPYCDGFEVADQHWGLVWSGPPSHNYVRLYQDWTDTLTVFADGHDIAPDIRADLARRNIPVVDGRIAEIAHHGGHITTVNLESGRNAGVDILFAHPRNKPSASLHESLGLATVNTPFGIALKVDERRETSMPGIYAAGDLANPAMNSVTTAISQGATAGISAQQSMLV